From the genome of Pelomonas sp. SE-A7, one region includes:
- a CDS encoding organic hydroperoxide resistance protein has product MALDKVLYTARATSTGGREGKSASSDGALNVALSTPRELGGAGGPGTNPEQLFAAGYSACFIGAMKAVAGKMKLALPADLSITADVGIGPIPAGFGIQVAMAISLPGMERAQAEALVAAAHQVCPYSNATRGNIDVTLTIV; this is encoded by the coding sequence ATGGCCCTCGACAAAGTCCTCTACACCGCCCGTGCCACTTCGACCGGCGGCCGCGAAGGCAAGTCCGCCTCCAGTGATGGCGCACTGAACGTCGCGCTGTCGACGCCGCGTGAACTCGGCGGCGCCGGCGGCCCCGGCACCAATCCCGAGCAGTTGTTCGCGGCCGGCTATTCGGCCTGCTTCATCGGCGCGATGAAGGCCGTGGCCGGCAAGATGAAGCTGGCACTGCCGGCCGATCTGTCGATCACCGCCGATGTCGGCATCGGCCCGATTCCCGCTGGCTTCGGCATCCAGGTCGCCATGGCGATCAGCCTGCCCGGCATGGAGCGCGCACAGGCCGAGGCCCTGGTCGCTGCCGCCCACCAGGTCTGCCCCTACTCGAACGCCACCCGCGGCAACATCGACGTGACGCTGACCATCGTCTAA